One genomic window of Diospyros lotus cultivar Yz01 chromosome 8, ASM1463336v1, whole genome shotgun sequence includes the following:
- the LOC127808328 gene encoding PLASMODESMATA CALLOSE-BINDING PROTEIN 3-like (The sequence of the model RefSeq protein was modified relative to this genomic sequence to represent the inferred CDS: added 61 bases not found in genome assembly), translating into MAAIVLQSFAFFSLCVFLSSDSSVAEKLPLQAIQQYQKQPVPAESQVDSSPSLYGTELDAIPIVNPNSPTTATPIVIPESPPAPTTTTPAGPTTTSPTSSGGAWCVANPTASPTALQVALDYACGYGGADCSAIQSGAACYNPNTVKDHASYAFNDYYQKNPIPTSCVFGGAAQLTNADPSSGNCHYASPRTSTPTQPPPTAVPTLPSPPPPSTTSSVNPYTPGAPSDYGLEPTGSPNSAYPVLHHPALLFATISFSFLASKYL; encoded by the exons ATTCAAGCGTTGCAGAGAAACTTCCCCTCCAAGCGATCCAGCAATATCAAAAGCAGCCTGTCCCCGCAGAGAGCCAAGTGGATTCCTCACCTTCATTGTATGGTACTGAACTGGATGCCATTCCCATTGTAAACCCCAATTCTCCAACTACAGCAACTCCAATTGTAATACCTGAAAGCCCGCCAGCACCAACCACCACAACTCCGGCAGGTCCAACCACCACGTCCCCAACGTCATCAGGCGGAGCCTGGTGTGTCGCCAACCCAACCGCATCCCCTACAGCTTTGCAGGTGGCTCTGGACTATGCGTGCGGCTACGGAGGAGCAGACTGCTCAGCTATTCAATCAGGTGCAGCTTGTTATAACCCAAATACTGTCAAAGATCACGCCTCATATGCTTTCAACGACTACTACCAGAAGAACCCGATCCCAACTAGCTGTGTTTTCGGGGGAGCAGCACAGCTCACCAACGCTGATCCGA GTTCTGGAAACTGTCATTATGCATCACCTAGGACATCGACACCAACACAGCCACCGCCAACAGCCGTGCCAACGCTGCCATCGCCGCCGCCACCCAG CACTACTTCGTCGGTGAATCCTTACACCCCCGGTGCGCCATCAGACTACGGTTTAGAACCAACAGGAAGCCCCAACTCAGCTTATCCCGTGCTACACCACCCCGCACTGCTCTTCGCCACGATTAGTTTCTCGTTTCTTGCATCCAAATATCTCTAG